The following proteins are co-located in the Polymorphospora rubra genome:
- a CDS encoding acyl carrier protein — translation MPAAKASILADLTEIIHAVLGDFVADQTITMDTTFRDDLGMESIDVVSLAGRLQARYGDSVNFAHFVAKLDLATVGELRVGQLVDYIAGSLTAPGAGADGAGTAAAAVGR, via the coding sequence ATGCCCGCGGCCAAGGCCAGCATTCTCGCCGACCTCACCGAGATCATCCACGCCGTGCTGGGCGACTTCGTGGCCGACCAGACGATCACGATGGACACCACCTTCCGGGACGACCTGGGGATGGAGAGCATCGACGTCGTCTCGCTCGCCGGCCGGCTCCAGGCCCGGTACGGCGACAGCGTCAACTTCGCGCACTTCGTCGCCAAGCTCGACCTGGCCACCGTCGGCGAGCTGCGGGTCGGCCAACTGGTCGACTACATCGCCGGGTCGCTCACGGCACCCGGGGCCGGCGCGGACGGGGCCGGGACCGCGGCCGCGGCGGTCGGCCGGTGA
- a CDS encoding alpha/beta fold hydrolase: MTLVRANGIIQHVQRLDPHVPRATGPVPTAVLIHGMASDTMASWYFTMAEPLTRAGLPVLLYDLRGHGRSDRPATGYALDDFVGDLAALLAELDVAGPLLLFGNSFGGTIAFGFAARHPERVAGIVAVESAPPTASWMARVGRRLDRVAARLPQDGAVAEIDARRGPTAGRRAAGTRQLLAATSLARELPDSRLPATDRLAAIGCPVLCVYGGRSAVVELLPAVRRLLPQTRAVVLPEEKHSVLVDRPEAVRRPVFAWLARECALDLALPTTP, from the coding sequence GTGACCCTGGTCCGGGCGAACGGGATCATCCAGCACGTGCAGCGGCTGGATCCGCACGTGCCGCGCGCCACCGGTCCGGTCCCGACCGCGGTGCTGATCCACGGCATGGCCTCGGACACGATGGCGAGTTGGTACTTCACGATGGCCGAGCCGCTGACCCGGGCCGGGCTTCCGGTGCTGCTGTACGACCTGCGCGGGCACGGCCGCAGCGACCGGCCGGCGACCGGCTACGCCCTGGACGACTTCGTCGGCGACCTGGCGGCGCTGCTGGCCGAACTGGACGTCGCCGGCCCGCTGCTGCTGTTCGGCAACTCGTTCGGCGGCACGATCGCGTTCGGCTTCGCGGCCCGGCATCCGGAGCGGGTCGCCGGCATCGTGGCCGTCGAGTCCGCGCCGCCGACCGCGTCGTGGATGGCCCGGGTCGGCCGGCGCCTCGACCGGGTCGCCGCCCGCCTGCCGCAGGACGGGGCGGTGGCCGAGATCGACGCCCGCCGGGGGCCGACGGCCGGGCGCCGGGCGGCCGGAACCCGGCAACTGCTGGCCGCCACCTCGCTGGCCCGCGAACTGCCGGACAGCCGGCTGCCGGCCACCGACCGGCTCGCCGCGATCGGCTGCCCGGTGCTCTGCGTCTACGGCGGCCGGTCGGCGGTGGTGGAGCTGCTGCCGGCCGTACGCCGGCTGCTGCCGCAGACCCGTGCCGTCGTACTGCCCGAGGAGAAGCACTCCGTCCTGGTCGACCGGCCGGAGGCGGTCCGCCGACCGGTCTTCGCCTGGCTGGCGCGGGAGTGCGCGCTCGACCTGGCCCTACCCACCACCCCGTGA
- a CDS encoding alpha/beta hydrolase family esterase produces MMPSTLSCGRTVPRGPLPVLLAVGLVAVLAGCTGGDRSAPGPSDPPPSGPPSPAVGTTTHTLEVDGRERGYRLYRPASVTATGPVPLVVMLHGALGTGSQAEEAYGWPAQADRDGFLVAFPDGLNRSWAVAPDCCGPPARDGVDDVAFVSEVVHDIADTLPVDPARTYVTGMSNGGMLAYRLACDTEIFAAVGAVATKLVGGCPDPAPTSVLHIQGRLDEVIRYDGGPGRLDNGGTGRNPVRIEGLSIPELDALWREAAGCAEPAVTTETPVTRSVAACPAGRAVELVTIADAGHQWPGAAAQRLRNADPPSTALDATETIWRFFSEHPRQAGS; encoded by the coding sequence ATGATGCCTTCAACCCTGTCCTGCGGCCGGACCGTGCCGCGCGGCCCGCTGCCGGTGTTGCTGGCCGTCGGACTGGTCGCGGTCCTCGCCGGCTGCACGGGCGGCGACCGGTCCGCCCCCGGGCCGTCCGACCCGCCGCCGTCCGGTCCGCCGTCGCCGGCCGTCGGCACCACGACCCACACGCTCGAGGTCGACGGCCGGGAACGCGGCTACCGGCTCTACCGGCCGGCGTCGGTCACCGCGACCGGGCCGGTGCCGCTGGTGGTCATGCTGCACGGCGCGCTCGGCACCGGCAGCCAGGCCGAGGAGGCGTACGGCTGGCCGGCGCAGGCCGACCGGGACGGTTTCCTGGTCGCCTTCCCCGACGGGCTGAACCGGTCCTGGGCGGTCGCCCCGGACTGCTGTGGTCCGCCGGCCCGGGACGGCGTGGACGACGTCGCGTTCGTCAGCGAGGTCGTCCACGACATCGCCGACACGCTGCCGGTCGACCCGGCCCGCACGTACGTCACCGGGATGTCCAATGGCGGGATGCTGGCGTACCGGCTCGCCTGCGACACCGAGATCTTCGCGGCGGTCGGCGCCGTGGCGACCAAACTGGTCGGCGGGTGCCCGGACCCGGCGCCGACGTCGGTGCTGCACATCCAGGGCCGGCTCGACGAGGTGATCCGGTACGACGGCGGTCCGGGCCGCCTCGACAACGGCGGGACCGGCCGCAACCCGGTACGGATCGAGGGCCTGTCGATCCCGGAACTCGACGCGCTCTGGCGGGAGGCGGCCGGCTGCGCGGAGCCGGCGGTGACCACCGAGACCCCGGTCACCCGGTCGGTCGCGGCCTGCCCGGCCGGGCGGGCCGTCGAACTGGTCACCATCGCCGACGCCGGACACCAGTGGCCCGGCGCGGCCGCCCAGCGGCTCCGCAACGCCGATCCACCGTCCACCGCGCTGGACGCGACCGAGACCATCTGGCGGTTCTTCAGCGAACATCCCCGGCAGGCCGGCAGCTGA
- a CDS encoding sulfotransferase, with amino-acid sequence MDSPITGRSIVISNGRCGSTLLSDLIAEEPRTLSAQEFFMSVAPWARSAEVISGADYWAVLASPKPELATLFRIGLPPKEVRYPRTGRWADRMTELPRILAITLSKLTSDPDALFDRLAERVPDFPTQSVAAHHQSFLDLLAGLTGRARWVERSGGSSHVAPYLLQGFPDARIVYLGRNREDTARSMSRHPSFQLIQLRVEFLGRCGLDPFRVEPGQAVPQELERFLPDRLTADALRERGQDIRRYLGLCAFMTSQAEQALADVPPRHLHRMRYEDLVADPVGELTRVGAFLGFEDPAEWAGRVADRVVDPARGRPAAATA; translated from the coding sequence ATGGACAGCCCGATCACCGGCCGGTCGATCGTCATCAGCAACGGGCGGTGCGGCTCGACGCTGCTGTCCGATCTGATCGCCGAGGAGCCGCGGACGCTGTCGGCCCAGGAGTTCTTCATGTCGGTCGCGCCGTGGGCACGCAGCGCAGAGGTGATCAGCGGCGCCGACTACTGGGCGGTGCTGGCCAGCCCCAAGCCGGAGCTGGCCACGCTGTTCCGGATCGGGCTGCCGCCGAAGGAGGTCCGCTACCCGCGGACCGGCCGGTGGGCGGACCGGATGACGGAGCTGCCCCGGATCCTCGCGATCACCCTGTCCAAGCTCACGTCGGATCCGGACGCGCTGTTCGACCGGCTCGCCGAGCGGGTGCCGGACTTCCCCACCCAGTCGGTCGCCGCGCACCACCAGAGTTTCCTCGACCTGCTGGCCGGACTGACCGGCCGGGCCCGCTGGGTGGAGCGGTCCGGCGGCTCCAGCCACGTCGCCCCGTACCTGTTGCAGGGGTTTCCCGACGCGCGGATCGTCTACCTGGGCCGCAACCGGGAGGACACCGCCCGGTCGATGAGCCGGCACCCGTCGTTCCAGCTGATCCAGCTGCGGGTGGAGTTCCTCGGCCGGTGCGGGCTGGACCCGTTCCGGGTGGAGCCCGGCCAGGCCGTACCGCAGGAGCTGGAACGTTTCCTGCCGGACCGGTTGACCGCCGACGCGCTGCGCGAGCGGGGGCAGGACATCCGCCGCTACCTCGGCCTGTGCGCGTTCATGACCAGTCAGGCCGAGCAGGCGCTGGCGGACGTGCCGCCGCGGCACCTGCACCGGATGCGGTACGAGGACCTCGTCGCCGACCCGGTCGGGGAACTGACCCGGGTCGGCGCCTTCCTGGGTTTCGAGGACCCGGCGGAGTGGGCCGGGCGGGTCGCCGACCGGGTCGTCGACCCGGCGCGGGGCCGGCCGGCCGCCGCCACCGCCTGA
- a CDS encoding acyltransferase domain-containing protein, with translation MEAEFSPRTADLARHFGLPDRPWSAADLGRHGAGLIEVGKLLAEALDRIGVRPDAVGGHSIGEWTAAAVSGQISTAAMDEFLTMFDAGSVEVEGYVFAAVGAGADRVTPLLGDFPGVVLSHDNAPAQSVVNGPEPQVDRLVEALRTRNVLCQKLPFRSAFHTPAFADGLRSIGAALGRWKVHPTRMPVWSATLAAPFPADEEQVNRLFVRHMMEPVWFRQTVAAMYDAGVRVFLQVGAGQLASLIGDNLRGRDHLAMPVNVAARSGLNQLRRVATALWVEGGAPDLRALDVPSPAGRPPSPAGQVAPPAAKPAGGTGRRGPVVRLDLGGPLVRLGADAAGLLGFTATSRMPDGAAPPPAATTAGATARTSAAGPVARPVTGAPAAGSGTPPATPPVPEPAGNAAALAALHRLAGHSSAAAELAALLRDTAEGAASVLSAATGTPVRDRPAPTRPAPPPSGPPRTTGAPPAVPAPRTAPPGPGAAVPAPRAATGPAGGSAGGTARPGGTGEVVGRVVLRVSIETMPYLLDHCFFVQPDDWPVVEDRWPVVPATALVQHMMDATEQLLPGRRVVAVHEARFNRWLIAEPGQDVEIIVKAAGPGRYAVNLGPYARATVEVADGYPADPPQVWWHDPATERPTTLPADEMYAERLMFHGPRFQGVTHIHAIGDMHVRGVVRAPEPPGALLDNALQVIGNWLITTQPFRTVALPVGLGHVRFFGPPPPVGREFECVARVQSIADGQLVADTQLSYQGRVWAQIDGAVDRRFDSHPQARVAERFPERYPMSLFQPEGWTMAFDCWTDLVTLGMAARGILGGAGYPDYERQPAKLRKQWLLGRIAVKDAVRSRLWEDGHTDIYPIELTVGNDGAGRPWVRGRPGRGLGDCDVSLAHCAEIGVAIARRRVPGAAPGGPGVGIDVAEVTGHPESTVGFALTGAESVLLASLAGADPDLRWLWFTRFWAAKEAAGKAEGTGLDGRPHRFVVRSANAAGLAVDVDGRTYRVAYREVGNPEHLPARRYVVAWTWGPEPATGSESSTGAEPATGSEPSAAPGGAVR, from the coding sequence CTGGAGGCCGAGTTCTCTCCGCGTACCGCCGACCTGGCCCGTCACTTCGGCCTGCCGGACCGGCCGTGGTCCGCCGCCGACCTGGGCCGGCACGGCGCCGGCCTGATCGAGGTCGGCAAGCTGCTCGCCGAGGCGCTGGACCGGATCGGCGTACGCCCCGACGCGGTCGGCGGGCACAGCATCGGCGAGTGGACGGCGGCCGCGGTCAGCGGCCAGATCAGCACGGCGGCGATGGACGAGTTCCTGACGATGTTCGACGCCGGGTCGGTGGAGGTCGAGGGGTACGTCTTCGCCGCCGTCGGGGCCGGTGCCGACCGGGTCACGCCGCTGCTCGGCGACTTTCCCGGTGTGGTGCTCTCGCACGACAACGCGCCCGCGCAGTCGGTCGTGAACGGGCCGGAGCCGCAGGTGGACCGGCTCGTCGAGGCGCTGCGTACGCGCAACGTCCTCTGCCAGAAGCTGCCGTTCCGGTCGGCGTTCCACACCCCGGCCTTCGCCGACGGGCTGCGGTCGATCGGTGCCGCCCTCGGCCGCTGGAAGGTGCACCCGACCCGGATGCCGGTCTGGTCGGCGACGCTGGCCGCCCCGTTCCCGGCCGACGAGGAGCAGGTGAACCGGCTCTTCGTCCGGCACATGATGGAACCGGTCTGGTTCCGGCAGACGGTCGCCGCGATGTACGACGCCGGGGTCCGGGTCTTCCTCCAGGTCGGCGCCGGCCAGCTCGCCTCGCTGATCGGGGACAACCTGCGGGGCCGGGACCACCTGGCGATGCCGGTGAACGTCGCCGCCCGCAGCGGGCTCAACCAGCTCCGCCGGGTGGCGACGGCGCTGTGGGTGGAGGGCGGTGCCCCCGACCTGCGGGCGCTCGACGTACCGTCGCCGGCGGGACGGCCGCCATCGCCGGCCGGGCAGGTGGCACCGCCGGCGGCGAAGCCGGCTGGCGGGACCGGCCGGCGCGGGCCGGTGGTCCGGCTCGATCTCGGCGGGCCGCTGGTCCGGCTGGGCGCGGATGCCGCCGGGCTGCTCGGCTTCACCGCGACCTCGCGGATGCCGGACGGTGCCGCCCCGCCGCCCGCCGCCACCACGGCAGGTGCCACCGCCCGGACGTCGGCGGCCGGGCCGGTCGCGCGGCCGGTCACCGGGGCGCCCGCGGCCGGGTCGGGGACGCCCCCGGCCACCCCGCCGGTCCCGGAGCCGGCCGGGAACGCCGCCGCCCTGGCCGCGCTGCACCGGCTCGCCGGGCACTCCAGCGCGGCGGCCGAACTCGCGGCGCTGCTGCGCGACACGGCCGAGGGTGCGGCCAGCGTCCTGTCAGCGGCCACCGGCACCCCGGTCCGGGACCGGCCGGCACCGACCCGGCCGGCACCGCCACCGTCCGGGCCACCACGCACCACCGGCGCCCCGCCCGCCGTACCGGCACCACGGACCGCTCCCCCGGGACCAGGGGCCGCCGTGCCGGCGCCGCGTGCCGCGACCGGGCCGGCCGGCGGGTCGGCGGGTGGTACGGCCCGGCCCGGGGGTACCGGCGAGGTCGTCGGCCGGGTCGTCCTGCGGGTCTCCATCGAGACCATGCCGTATCTGCTGGACCACTGCTTCTTCGTCCAGCCGGACGACTGGCCGGTCGTCGAGGACCGGTGGCCGGTGGTGCCGGCGACCGCGCTGGTGCAGCACATGATGGACGCCACCGAGCAGTTGCTGCCCGGCCGGCGGGTGGTGGCGGTCCACGAGGCCCGGTTCAACCGCTGGCTGATCGCCGAGCCGGGCCAGGACGTGGAGATCATCGTGAAGGCGGCCGGCCCCGGCCGGTACGCGGTCAACCTCGGCCCGTACGCGCGGGCGACCGTCGAGGTCGCCGACGGCTACCCGGCCGACCCGCCGCAGGTGTGGTGGCACGACCCGGCGACCGAGCGGCCGACCACGCTGCCCGCCGACGAGATGTACGCCGAGCGGCTGATGTTCCACGGCCCCCGTTTCCAGGGGGTGACCCACATCCACGCCATCGGCGACATGCACGTACGCGGGGTGGTACGGGCGCCGGAGCCGCCGGGTGCGCTGCTCGACAACGCCCTCCAGGTGATCGGCAACTGGCTGATCACCACCCAGCCGTTCCGTACGGTGGCGTTGCCGGTCGGGCTCGGCCACGTCCGCTTCTTCGGTCCGCCGCCGCCGGTCGGCCGGGAGTTCGAGTGCGTTGCCCGGGTACAGTCCATAGCGGACGGTCAGCTCGTCGCCGACACCCAGCTCAGCTACCAGGGCCGGGTCTGGGCACAGATCGACGGCGCGGTCGACCGGCGCTTCGACAGCCACCCGCAGGCCCGGGTCGCGGAGCGGTTCCCGGAGCGGTATCCGATGTCGCTGTTCCAGCCGGAGGGCTGGACGATGGCCTTCGACTGCTGGACCGACCTGGTCACGCTGGGCATGGCGGCCCGGGGCATCCTCGGCGGCGCCGGGTACCCCGACTACGAACGGCAGCCGGCGAAGCTGCGCAAGCAGTGGCTGCTCGGCCGGATCGCGGTCAAGGACGCCGTCCGGTCCCGGCTGTGGGAGGACGGCCACACCGACATCTACCCGATCGAGCTGACCGTGGGCAACGACGGAGCCGGGCGGCCGTGGGTACGCGGCCGGCCGGGCCGCGGCCTGGGCGACTGCGACGTCTCGCTGGCGCACTGCGCGGAGATCGGGGTGGCGATCGCCCGGCGGCGAGTCCCCGGGGCGGCACCCGGCGGTCCCGGAGTCGGCATCGACGTCGCGGAGGTCACCGGACATCCGGAGAGCACTGTCGGGTTCGCGCTCACCGGGGCCGAGTCGGTGCTCCTGGCGTCCCTGGCCGGCGCCGACCCCGACCTGCGGTGGCTGTGGTTCACCCGGTTCTGGGCCGCCAAGGAGGCGGCCGGCAAGGCCGAGGGCACCGGGCTGGACGGCCGGCCGCACCGGTTCGTGGTGCGGTCGGCGAACGCCGCCGGCCTGGCGGTCGACGTCGACGGCCGGACCTACCGGGTCGCGTACCGGGAGGTCGGCAACCCCGAGCACCTGCCGGCCCGGCGGTACGTCGTCGCCTGGACCTGGGGCCCGGAGCCGGCCACCGGTTCCGAGTCGTCCACGGGTGCGGAGCCGGCCACCGGTTCCGAGCCGTCCGCCGCGCCCGGCGGGGCGGTCCGGTGA